The following are encoded in a window of Thermomicrobiales bacterium genomic DNA:
- the nuoH gene encoding NADH-quinone oxidoreductase subunit NuoH: MNDQPIWLTFLVAFIIMNVLLIGMAYMTYFERKVLAAMQDRMGPTRTGPKGLLQPIADGIKLLGKEDLIPRNADKWVFFFAPLVVFVAAIVSSAVIPFGTTVHLFGRDVNLYAADLNVGALLVMAVSGIGVYGIILGAWASANRFSLLGGLRSAAQVVSYELILGLSLAGIFLLAGSLSLRDIMLEQQQNLSIGPVEIKNWYIFSQPLAFVIFLIAAVAESNRAPFDLPEAETELISGFHTEYSAFRFSFYFLGEYIAMIVISLFASTLFLGGPSGPGSTNHWWLGLIYLFAKTIIFLFFYVWLRATLPRFRYDQLMGIAWKVLFPLVLLNLVVTAAIRLASDGKLF, translated from the coding sequence ATGAACGACCAGCCGATCTGGCTAACCTTTCTGGTCGCGTTCATCATCATGAACGTGCTCCTGATTGGCATGGCGTACATGACCTACTTCGAGCGCAAGGTGCTCGCGGCCATGCAAGACCGCATGGGGCCCACGCGCACGGGTCCCAAGGGGCTCTTGCAGCCGATCGCCGACGGCATCAAGCTGCTCGGAAAGGAAGACCTCATTCCGCGCAACGCGGACAAATGGGTCTTCTTCTTCGCCCCGCTGGTCGTCTTCGTAGCGGCGATTGTCTCGTCGGCAGTCATTCCATTTGGCACGACCGTTCATCTCTTTGGCCGTGATGTCAATCTCTATGCCGCCGACCTGAACGTTGGCGCGCTCCTGGTAATGGCTGTCAGCGGTATCGGCGTCTACGGCATCATCCTGGGCGCGTGGGCCTCGGCCAACCGCTTCTCATTGCTTGGCGGTCTTCGCTCCGCGGCGCAAGTTGTCTCGTATGAACTGATCCTGGGGCTCTCGCTTGCCGGCATCTTCCTGCTGGCCGGTTCGCTCAGCTTGCGGGACATCATGCTCGAGCAGCAGCAGAATCTCAGCATCGGCCCGGTCGAGATCAAGAACTGGTACATCTTCAGCCAGCCGCTTGCCTTCGTGATCTTCCTGATCGCGGCGGTGGCGGAGTCCAACCGCGCCCCGTTCGACCTGCCGGAAGCCGAAACCGAGCTGATTTCGGGGTTCCACACCGAGTACTCGGCGTTCCGCTTCTCGTTCTACTTCCTGGGCGAATACATCGCGATGATCGTGATCTCGCTCTTTGCGTCCACCCTGTTCCTGGGAGGACCGAGCGGTCCCGGTTCCACGAATCACTGGTGGTTGGGGCTGATCTATCTTTTCGCCAAGACGATCATCTTCCTCTTCTTCTATGTCTGGCTTCGCGCTACCCTTCCTCGATTCCGATATGACCAGTTGATGGGAATTGCCTGGAAAGTGCTCTTCCCGCTGGTCTTGTTGAACCTGGTAGTCACGGCCGCGATCCGGCTGGCAAGCGACGGGAAGCTCTTCTGA
- a CDS encoding NADH-quinone oxidoreductase subunit J yields MVAMTNPVHSAIFLVICFIQVAGVFVMLGAEYLAVIQIIVYTGAVMVLLLFVLMLVDIDDLPEFHTQEPLTRAIGALLGIMLLIEVAIAIGTRTITGAQGAATPENVALVGGNTQALGRVLYTKYLLPFELISMVLTVGVLGAIVLALPERLGLDSGRRRDTISLGHPRGTDAVLPIESGEEAARISSRPNAEPAGVGRTLIMASDPDDQPMNIGGRRS; encoded by the coding sequence ATGGTGGCGATGACAAACCCGGTTCATTCGGCGATTTTCCTGGTGATCTGCTTCATCCAGGTTGCCGGCGTCTTCGTGATGCTGGGGGCCGAGTATTTGGCCGTGATCCAGATCATCGTCTACACCGGCGCCGTGATGGTCTTGCTGCTCTTCGTGCTCATGCTGGTCGATATCGACGACTTGCCTGAGTTCCACACGCAGGAACCACTGACACGGGCGATCGGCGCGCTACTCGGCATCATGCTGCTGATCGAGGTGGCGATTGCGATTGGCACACGCACCATCACTGGCGCGCAAGGCGCCGCCACTCCGGAAAATGTCGCGCTGGTCGGTGGCAATACCCAGGCGCTCGGCCGCGTGCTGTACACCAAGTACCTTCTCCCCTTCGAACTCATTTCCATGGTGCTGACGGTTGGCGTGCTTGGCGCAATCGTGCTGGCCCTCCCGGAGCGGCTCGGACTCGATTCGGGTCGCCGGCGCGACACGATTTCACTGGGGCATCCGCGGGGCACCGATGCGGTGCTTCCCATCGAGTCTGGTGAAGAGGCGGCGCGCATTTCTTCGCGGCCGAATGCCGAGCCGGCCGGTGTGGGGCGCACGCTCATCATGGCAAGCGATCCCGACGATCAACCGATGAACATTGGAGGACGACGGTCATGA
- the nuoK gene encoding NADH-quinone oxidoreductase subunit NuoK, translating to MELTANYFLGLSAALFIIGLMGVLVRRNVLIIFLCVELMTAAVSITFVTFGRETNTLDGQSFALFSIAVAAAEAAVGLALILAMSRRTRSVDIDDFRSLKD from the coding sequence ATGGAACTGACCGCCAACTATTTTCTCGGCCTCAGCGCGGCGTTGTTCATCATCGGTTTGATGGGCGTCCTGGTTCGCCGCAACGTGCTGATCATCTTCCTCTGTGTCGAATTGATGACCGCTGCGGTCAGCATCACCTTTGTGACGTTCGGCCGTGAGACCAATACGCTCGATGGCCAATCGTTTGCGCTGTTCTCGATTGCCGTGGCCGCCGCGGAAGCCGCGGTGGGCCTCGCTCTCATCCTGGCGATGAGCCGGCGCACCCGGTCGGTCGATATCGATGACTTCCGGTCGCTGAAAGACTGA
- the nuoL gene encoding NADH-quinone oxidoreductase subunit L, with protein MERYLYLIPLLPLLASAFNLLVSRKYFPDKSHIFAILGVAGSFVLSVLVFKDLYDNEEPLHQHLWSWIASGNFHAEIGLYADQLTAVMLVMLTFVSLLVHIYSVGYMHGDPSYYRFFSWLPLFVFTMICLVMADNYLLIFFGWEGVGLCSYLLIGYYYKRRSAGNAAKKAFIVNRIGDVGFGLGIMLIFTTFGTISFAGEHGVFAQVGEGHTSEKILTGIGILLFTGAIGKSAQFPLHVWLPDAMEGPTPVSALIHAATMVTAGIYLVARSNPIYMQAPDAMLVVAVIGCFTAFLGASIATVQNDIKRVVAYSTVSQLGYMALALGVGAWVTAIFHLVSHAFFKACLFLGSGSVIHGMHEEQNIQKMGGLRKFMPVTFGTFLIASLANAGVFPFAGFWSKDEIITGAWESSIFPRFGDLLTVVALITAFISAYYMFRLVFLTFFGKPRFDEAHVHPHESPAVMTIPLIILAAVTIFFGVVGYPPDAGRFHKFLEPVFATAQEHDVEVVAEDATHEEEAGEAGVAAEAAEHEEGAHHISNEVIIRFAAISTILALGGILLAYLVFLKRRIDPVAFAADHPTLYKFLYNKWYFDEVYNADVVFPMRRLAMYLWTVIDVKVIDGTLMGVARGVEELSQGLRTLQTGLVRNYALAIALGMVVIVGVYFAAFSDLFR; from the coding sequence GTGGAGAGGTATCTCTATCTCATTCCGCTGCTGCCGCTGCTGGCAAGCGCGTTCAATCTGTTGGTGTCCCGGAAGTACTTCCCGGATAAGTCGCACATTTTCGCGATCCTGGGCGTAGCCGGGTCGTTCGTACTGTCGGTGCTGGTCTTCAAGGACCTCTACGACAACGAGGAGCCGCTGCATCAGCATCTCTGGAGCTGGATTGCCTCGGGCAACTTCCACGCCGAGATCGGGCTCTACGCGGATCAGCTCACCGCGGTCATGCTCGTGATGCTGACCTTCGTGTCGTTGCTGGTGCACATCTATTCGGTCGGGTACATGCACGGCGACCCGAGCTACTACCGCTTCTTTAGCTGGTTGCCGCTCTTCGTCTTCACCATGATCTGCCTGGTCATGGCCGATAACTACCTGCTCATCTTCTTCGGATGGGAAGGCGTGGGACTCTGCTCCTACTTGCTGATCGGCTACTACTACAAGCGCCGGTCCGCCGGGAATGCCGCCAAGAAGGCGTTCATCGTCAACCGCATCGGTGACGTGGGCTTCGGGCTCGGCATCATGTTGATCTTCACGACCTTCGGCACCATCTCCTTCGCCGGCGAGCATGGAGTCTTCGCGCAGGTTGGCGAGGGACACACGTCCGAGAAGATCCTGACTGGTATCGGCATCCTGCTCTTTACTGGCGCCATCGGCAAGAGCGCCCAGTTCCCGCTGCATGTCTGGCTTCCCGACGCCATGGAGGGTCCGACTCCGGTTTCCGCGCTCATCCATGCGGCCACCATGGTCACCGCGGGTATTTACCTGGTGGCGCGCTCGAATCCGATCTACATGCAGGCGCCCGATGCGATGCTGGTCGTTGCGGTGATCGGTTGCTTCACCGCCTTTCTGGGCGCATCGATTGCCACGGTGCAGAACGACATCAAACGCGTGGTCGCGTATTCGACGGTCAGCCAGCTCGGCTACATGGCGCTTGCGCTCGGCGTCGGCGCCTGGGTGACCGCCATCTTCCACCTCGTTTCACACGCGTTCTTCAAAGCATGCCTCTTCCTTGGGTCCGGTTCGGTGATCCACGGAATGCACGAAGAGCAGAACATCCAGAAGATGGGTGGTTTGCGGAAGTTCATGCCGGTCACCTTCGGCACCTTCCTGATCGCCTCGCTGGCCAATGCCGGTGTCTTTCCGTTCGCAGGGTTCTGGTCGAAAGACGAGATCATTACCGGAGCGTGGGAGAGCAGCATCTTTCCGCGCTTCGGCGACCTGCTGACCGTCGTCGCGCTCATCACGGCCTTCATTTCCGCCTACTACATGTTCCGCCTGGTCTTCCTGACCTTCTTCGGCAAGCCGCGCTTCGATGAAGCGCATGTGCATCCGCACGAATCACCAGCCGTGATGACGATTCCGCTCATCATCCTGGCGGCGGTCACCATCTTCTTCGGCGTGGTGGGGTATCCGCCGGATGCCGGGCGCTTCCACAAGTTCCTCGAGCCGGTCTTTGCGACGGCGCAGGAGCATGATGTGGAGGTCGTTGCGGAAGACGCGACCCATGAAGAGGAAGCCGGCGAGGCGGGCGTCGCTGCCGAGGCCGCCGAGCATGAGGAAGGGGCGCATCACATTTCCAACGAAGTCATCATTCGCTTTGCCGCGATTTCCACCATTCTGGCGCTCGGCGGGATCCTGCTTGCCTACCTGGTGTTCCTCAAGCGGCGCATCGACCCGGTCGCGTTTGCGGCCGATCATCCGACGCTTTACAAGTTCCTCTACAACAAGTGGTACTTCGACGAGGTGTACAACGCCGATGTCGTCTTCCCGATGCGGAGACTTGCGATGTACCTCTGGACCGTGATCGATGTGAAAGTCATCGACGGCACCCTCATGGGTGTCGCCAGGGGAGTCGAGGAACTCAGCCAGGGTTTGCGCACGTTGCAGACTGGGTTGGTTCGAAATTACGCGCTCGCCATTGCGCTTGGTATGGTCGTTATCGTCGGCGTCTACTTCGCCGCCTTCAGCGATCTCTTCCGGTAG
- a CDS encoding NADH-quinone oxidoreductase subunit M, producing MDNLPILSMTAYAPLVGAVLIFALRSVKREQARLIALVATVVSFLLSLWMLKDFDKNAEFQYTEYVKWLPELGVSYRMGIDGIALLLIVLTTFIGVIAVIWSWDSVNNRGREYYITVLLLQTGMLGVFMALDLFIFYIFWELVLIPMALLIGIWGSENRVFAAIKFFIYTLIGSLLMLIGIVATYQAYYNATGVRTLNILELQTGWDKGAYSDVFQGAVFAAFLIAFAIKIPMWPFHTWLPDAHVQAPTAASVILAAIMLKMGGYGLLRFNLPLFPEGSEDWAWIIIALSLIGIIYGALVALVQPDFKKLIAYSSVSHMGFVTLGIFTNIFLTSRSDLSGFNGSMMVMIAHGLNTGALFLLVGMLYERAHTRLIAAFGGIAGRMPFYAFFLGLFTFASIGLPGMSGFVGEFLAILSAWQYHKWIAIVAFLVVIFAAWYMLSMFQRVVLGRAHNELPDHGDGLLTDEEKAMLAAHGDSHGHGHDDHGVAFAPVSGGSHDHDHDEHDSSLWPDLTRKELITLVPLAVLTIVLGIYPNPVFDIVGPSFERIMDPFLRGPLGG from the coding sequence ATGGACAACCTGCCCATTCTGAGCATGACGGCATACGCGCCCCTGGTCGGCGCGGTGCTGATCTTCGCCCTCCGTTCGGTCAAGCGGGAGCAAGCGCGTCTGATTGCGCTTGTCGCGACCGTGGTCAGTTTCCTGCTCTCGCTCTGGATGCTGAAGGACTTCGACAAGAACGCGGAGTTTCAGTACACCGAGTACGTCAAGTGGCTCCCGGAGCTCGGCGTTTCGTACCGGATGGGTATCGACGGTATCGCGCTTCTCCTGATTGTGCTGACGACCTTCATCGGGGTCATCGCGGTCATCTGGTCGTGGGATTCGGTCAACAACCGGGGACGTGAGTACTACATCACCGTGCTCCTGCTGCAGACCGGTATGCTCGGCGTCTTCATGGCGCTCGACCTCTTCATCTTCTACATCTTCTGGGAACTCGTACTTATCCCGATGGCCCTGCTCATCGGTATTTGGGGATCTGAAAACCGCGTCTTCGCGGCGATCAAGTTCTTCATCTACACGCTGATCGGGTCGTTGCTGATGCTGATCGGCATCGTCGCCACCTATCAGGCGTACTACAACGCCACTGGCGTCCGCACGCTCAACATCCTCGAGCTGCAGACCGGGTGGGACAAGGGCGCCTACAGCGATGTCTTCCAGGGAGCGGTCTTCGCAGCCTTCCTGATCGCGTTCGCCATCAAGATCCCGATGTGGCCGTTCCATACATGGTTGCCGGATGCGCACGTCCAGGCGCCGACCGCCGCGTCGGTCATCCTGGCCGCGATCATGCTCAAGATGGGCGGCTATGGTCTCTTGCGCTTCAATCTGCCGCTCTTCCCGGAGGGGTCAGAGGACTGGGCCTGGATCATCATCGCGCTTTCCCTGATCGGCATCATCTATGGAGCGCTCGTTGCCCTTGTGCAGCCAGACTTCAAGAAGCTGATCGCCTATTCTTCCGTTTCCCATATGGGATTCGTGACGCTGGGCATCTTTACCAACATCTTCCTGACCTCCCGCTCCGATCTCAGCGGGTTCAACGGCTCGATGATGGTGATGATCGCCCACGGTCTCAACACCGGAGCGCTCTTCCTTCTGGTCGGTATGCTCTACGAACGCGCGCACACCCGCCTGATCGCGGCGTTCGGCGGCATTGCGGGGCGCATGCCGTTCTACGCCTTCTTCCTGGGACTCTTCACCTTCGCCAGTATCGGTCTGCCTGGCATGTCGGGCTTCGTCGGTGAGTTCCTGGCGATCCTGAGTGCCTGGCAGTACCACAAGTGGATCGCTATCGTCGCGTTCCTGGTGGTCATCTTTGCCGCCTGGTACATGCTTTCGATGTTCCAGCGGGTCGTCCTCGGGCGCGCGCACAACGAATTGCCGGATCATGGCGACGGTCTGTTGACCGACGAGGAAAAGGCGATGCTGGCTGCGCACGGCGACAGCCACGGGCATGGCCACGACGATCACGGGGTCGCCTTTGCGCCTGTTTCGGGTGGTTCGCACGACCATGACCACGACGAGCATGATTCGTCGCTCTGGCCGGACCTGACCCGGAAAGAGCTCATCACGCTGGTTCCGCTGGCGGTGCTTACGATCGTGCTGGGAATCTATCCCAATCCAGTCTTCGATATTGTCGGTCCGTCCTTCGAGCGGATCATGGATCCGTTCTTGCGCGGCCCGTTGGGCGGATAG
- a CDS encoding NADH-quinone oxidoreductase subunit N translates to MDLFNLDLSAPDWHLLWPQLIVFILAVVLVFADAFIPKHRSFQILTGISLVGYVLAMGALYRQHDRLGETFQGSFRADGLTVFLSLIILVAAIFSVLVSANYIKDYGDRVPVGEYYILLAFSVLGALVVSSAGDLITIFVGIELSALATYVLTGFTKRNAQSVEGALKYFLLGIFASAILLYGMSWAYGLSGSTGLDNIRSGIGAAVEGKEWYEASVLLALLLLIVGLGFKIAAVPFHMWTPDAYEGAPTPVTAYMSVIPKAAGFAAMIRILVQALGPLSDDWRWLIAVLAVLTMLLGNIVALTQRNLKRMLAYSSIAHTGYMMVGLAAYREGTGFGNDLQDVIGTRGVSSLLYYMLAYVFMNVGAFAVIVWVQSRGRGATLDDFAGLASTDPLPAAAMAVFMVSLMGIPPLIGFYAKYYVILAAMEADMLWLAIAVVIASGISAYFYLRVVAVMYFSPGNQAELKPLRTTLLNVAIILLVIGNLVLGLFSAGIVDLSDDWTSALTIAQSGETPDAAQVNNP, encoded by the coding sequence GTGGACCTTTTCAATCTCGACCTTAGCGCTCCAGACTGGCATCTGCTTTGGCCGCAGCTCATCGTCTTCATCCTGGCGGTGGTGCTGGTCTTTGCTGATGCCTTCATTCCCAAGCACCGGAGCTTCCAGATCCTGACCGGGATCTCACTGGTGGGCTACGTCCTGGCGATGGGCGCGCTCTATCGGCAACATGACCGCCTCGGCGAGACCTTTCAGGGGAGCTTCCGCGCGGACGGCCTGACCGTTTTTCTGTCGCTCATCATCCTTGTTGCCGCGATCTTCTCCGTATTGGTTTCGGCCAATTACATCAAGGACTATGGCGACCGGGTGCCAGTCGGCGAGTACTACATCCTGCTCGCGTTTTCCGTGCTTGGCGCGCTGGTGGTGTCGTCCGCCGGAGATCTGATCACGATCTTCGTCGGCATCGAGCTCTCCGCGTTGGCAACCTACGTGCTGACCGGATTCACCAAGCGGAATGCCCAGTCAGTCGAAGGCGCCCTGAAGTACTTCCTGCTCGGCATCTTCGCGAGCGCCATTTTGCTCTACGGCATGTCTTGGGCGTATGGGCTCTCGGGCTCGACCGGCCTGGATAACATCCGTTCGGGCATTGGCGCCGCGGTCGAAGGGAAAGAGTGGTACGAAGCGTCGGTCCTGCTGGCGCTGCTGTTGCTGATCGTTGGGCTCGGCTTCAAGATCGCGGCGGTTCCGTTCCACATGTGGACGCCCGATGCCTACGAGGGCGCGCCCACTCCCGTGACGGCGTATATGTCGGTCATTCCGAAGGCCGCCGGTTTCGCCGCCATGATCCGCATTCTCGTGCAGGCGCTCGGCCCGCTGTCGGACGACTGGCGCTGGCTCATCGCGGTCCTGGCTGTGCTGACCATGCTGCTCGGCAACATCGTTGCCCTGACGCAGCGGAACCTCAAGCGCATGCTGGCCTATTCCTCGATCGCCCACACCGGCTACATGATGGTCGGTCTGGCCGCCTACCGTGAGGGAACCGGCTTTGGGAACGACCTGCAGGATGTCATTGGCACCCGCGGCGTTTCTTCACTGCTGTACTACATGCTCGCCTACGTCTTCATGAATGTCGGCGCCTTTGCGGTCATCGTGTGGGTGCAGTCGCGTGGTCGGGGCGCCACACTGGACGATTTCGCTGGACTTGCCAGCACCGATCCATTGCCAGCAGCGGCCATGGCGGTTTTCATGGTCTCCCTCATGGGCATTCCGCCGCTTATCGGCTTCTATGCCAAGTACTACGTGATCCTGGCAGCCATGGAAGCCGACATGCTCTGGCTGGCGATCGCGGTCGTTATCGCCTCTGGGATCAGCGCCTACTTCTACCTGCGGGTTGTAGCGGTGATGTATTTCAGTCCGGGCAACCAGGCGGAGCTCAAACCGCTGCGCACAACCCTGTTGAACGTCGCCATCATTCTGTTGGTCATCGGCAATCTGGTCCTTGGTCTCTTCTCGGCCGGAATCGTCGACTTGAGCGACGACTGGACCAGCGCGCTCACCATCGCGCAGTCGGGGGAGACCCCGGACGCTGCTCAGGTCAACAACCCCTGA
- a CDS encoding GNAT family protein, whose amino-acid sequence MISGELINLRAIDRSDLELVHDWLDDPELMRFWGYGVPAVSRNHVVQRIEQWLASEEALGHPVAFLIETLAGETCGLLVLSDIGQVDRNGELSIVLTRQHRGRGFGSDALDTIADVAFSQWNLHRLTVRSEAFNSDAHRFFTKHGFILEGRLREARYLDGAWHDVLIFGRLRTDQGETV is encoded by the coding sequence ATGATTTCCGGCGAGCTCATCAACCTCCGCGCGATCGATCGATCCGACCTCGAACTTGTCCACGATTGGCTGGATGATCCCGAGCTCATGCGCTTCTGGGGATACGGGGTGCCTGCCGTGTCCCGCAACCATGTCGTGCAGCGCATCGAGCAGTGGCTCGCATCGGAAGAAGCGCTTGGGCATCCTGTCGCCTTTCTCATCGAAACTTTGGCAGGAGAAACGTGCGGGCTGCTCGTGCTCTCTGATATCGGGCAGGTCGACCGCAATGGAGAGCTCAGCATCGTGCTCACGAGGCAGCATCGTGGCCGAGGATTTGGGAGCGACGCGCTCGACACCATTGCGGATGTCGCTTTCAGTCAATGGAACCTGCACCGACTCACCGTGCGTTCCGAGGCATTCAACAGCGATGCGCACCGGTTCTTCACCAAGCATGGATTCATCCTGGAGGGGCGGTTGCGCGAGGCAAGGTATCTCGACGGCGCCTGGCACGATGTGCTGATCTTCGGCAGGCTGCGAACCGACCAGGGAGAAACCGTGTGA
- a CDS encoding NUDIX domain-containing protein, which translates to MTDRAQDLTELFDVLTADGKRTGVAKQRALVHRDGDWHASIHVWVYGIDQGGPYLAFQRRGRFKDTLPLKLDATVGGHLRAGESVEDTLREVQEEIGRTVTLAELLPVGVRFGVSEDAPGILDREIQTVFLWRVDEPLSAFTPNPEELESLVQLPLADVLAIFGDGIVAADALELKAGSAILTPTLVTRSEFACGLDRYHYRVAIAASNALRGDRYIAI; encoded by the coding sequence GTGACCGACCGCGCTCAGGACCTCACTGAACTATTCGACGTGCTCACCGCCGATGGGAAGCGCACCGGCGTTGCCAAACAGCGTGCTCTGGTGCATCGAGACGGGGATTGGCACGCCTCGATCCATGTTTGGGTCTACGGGATCGACCAGGGCGGACCCTATCTCGCCTTCCAGCGGCGAGGAAGATTCAAGGACACGTTGCCTCTCAAGCTCGACGCCACCGTTGGGGGGCATCTCCGCGCCGGTGAGTCGGTCGAAGACACCTTGCGTGAGGTTCAGGAAGAGATTGGCCGGACCGTGACGCTTGCGGAACTCCTGCCAGTTGGCGTTCGGTTCGGCGTCAGTGAAGACGCGCCCGGCATCCTCGACCGGGAGATCCAGACCGTGTTTCTGTGGCGTGTGGACGAACCGCTCTCCGCCTTTACGCCGAATCCGGAAGAGCTCGAATCTCTCGTCCAGCTCCCGCTTGCCGATGTGCTCGCCATCTTCGGGGATGGCATTGTGGCTGCCGACGCACTCGAGCTCAAAGCTGGTTCTGCAATCCTGACCCCGACGCTTGTCACGCGCAGCGAGTTCGCGTGCGGTCTCGACCGGTACCACTACCGGGTCGCCATTGCCGCCTCGAATGCCCTCCGTGGAGATCGGTACATCGCAATCTGA